The proteins below come from a single Mytilus edulis chromosome 5, xbMytEdul2.2, whole genome shotgun sequence genomic window:
- the LOC139523535 gene encoding uncharacterized protein — protein sequence MAAKAVSGLVLLIAVTVVCQVTEQTCRNDQCKSVKGVCYDNEEEWMEGCTKKTCKVGDHGWRTEIVKIQCKDKDGTCIDDKQPMPAYGNCVCHVKTNGWSMTCTRAG from the exons ATGGCGGCTAAAGCAGTGTCTGGACTGGTTCTTTTGATTGCTGTAACGGTAGTCTGTCAAG taaCAGAACAAACATGCAGGAATGACCAGTGTAAAAGTGTGAAAGGAGTCTGTTATGATAATGAAGAGGAGTGGATGGAGGGGTGCACAAAGAAAACATGTAAAGTAGGAGATCATGGTTGGCGAACAGAAATAGTCAAGATAC AATGCAAAGACAAAGATGGTACCTGTATTGATGATAAACAACCAATGCCTGCATACGGTAATTGTGTCTGTCATGTTAAGACGAACGGTTGGAGTATGACCTGTACCCGCGCTGGTTAA
- the LOC139523534 gene encoding uncharacterized protein: MVNVSVEAGGYYKASWSYYKTSSVNVPSGNSCSGCSINGVCHSADQQWKQGCWTLQCNVRTLGRLSIRQSVPVKTQCRDSYGRCVDSGGTDYSGRCTCQVMGTSFKWTCIGK; encoded by the exons ATGGTCAATGTATCTGTAGAGGCAGGCGGTTATT ataaagCTTCATGGAGCTATTATAAAACATCCTCTGTGAATGTTCCTAGTGGAAACAGTTGTTCCGGATGCAGTATAAACGGAGTGTGCCATTCAGCCGATCAACAGTGGAAACAAGGGTGTTGGACATTACAATGTAATGTTCGAACTCTTGGTCGTCTTTCAATTCGACAATCAGTCCCAGTCAAAACTC AGTGTCGAGATTCGTACGGTAGATGTGTGGACAGCGGTGGCACTGACTATAGTGGACGTTGCACATGTCAGGTGATGGGAACATCATTCAAATGGACATGTATTGGGAAATAA